A region of Tachyglossus aculeatus isolate mTacAcu1 chromosome X4, mTacAcu1.pri, whole genome shotgun sequence DNA encodes the following proteins:
- the LOC119948083 gene encoding perilipin-2-like has product MSDQGESSKGKLEFLVYQDLPITEDELEKAKLVEGSDAQGQKPSYYVRLGSLSSKMRARSYYQALGRVENVKCKSQEIISKLHSTVSLIEFSRENKDNTSEKTQDKLYNSWMDWKKCIGQSDSDELPCAEHIESRAVAVARDLTQQLQINCRMLIASIQGLPQNVQDQASHVGAMAGDVGAIFHPASSFKEVSARHLTLTKGQLQKMKDAIDEVMDYLSTNTPLSWLVGPFYTHLVESGKSGSPSEEKNSSQADQ; this is encoded by the exons ATGAGCGATCAAGGGGAAAGCTCCAAAGGCAAATTGGAGTTTCTTGTATATCAGGATCTCCCAATTACAGAAGATGAATTGG AAAAAGCCAAGTTAGTTGAAGGATCTGATGCTCAAGGGCAAAAACCAAGTTATTATGTTAGACTTGGCTCTTTGTCTTCCAAGATGCGTGCCCGATCTTACTACCAGGCCTTGGGTAGGGTTGAAAACGTTAAATGCAAAAGTCAAGAAATTATTTCTAAGCTTCATTCCACTGTCAGCTTG ATTGAATTCTCAAGGGAGAATAAGGACAACACCAGCGAAAAAACTCAGGATAAGTTGTATAATTCCTGGATGGACTGGAAGAAATGCATCGGCCAAAGTGACAGCGATGAATTACCCTGTGCCGAG CATATTGAATCTCGTGCTGTAGCCGTAGCCCGTGATCTGACGCAGCAGCTTCAGATCAACTGCCGCATGCTGATAGCCTCCATTCAAGGTTTACCTCAGAATGTGCAAGATCAGGCCAGCCACGTAGGGGCTATGGCAGGTGATGTGGGTGCAATTTTCCACCCTGCCTCTTCCTTTAAGGAAGTGTCTGCTAGACACCTCACTCTGACCAAAGGGCAGCTGCAAAAAATGAAGGATGCCATAGATGAAGTGATGGATTACCTAAGTACCAACACGCCCCTCAGTTGGCTGGTGGGTCCTTTTTACACTCATCTGGTAGAATCTGGAAAGTCAGGAAGCCCAAGTGAAGAGAAGAATTCCAGCCAGGCAGACCAATAA